One stretch of Podospora bellae-mahoneyi strain CBS 112042 chromosome 2, whole genome shotgun sequence DNA includes these proteins:
- a CDS encoding hypothetical protein (EggNog:ENOG503P36I; COG:S), with amino-acid sequence MEKTPLYFRSAQLLFILITTALIGNVIATNVSAASSATAAINFTMFVLVITWLAALYGLISTVVERLSYPVGLLALDAAATLFTFIAAIVLAAKLTVVNCADPGDKAADWIAYGSADNTKRCRQIQASTVFMWFLFPLFTAVLVLSLMGFRRGGGSVRTGPTMSQIGV; translated from the coding sequence ATGGAAAAAACACCGCTCTACTTCCGCTCAGCGCAGCTCCTCttcattctcatcaccacggCCCTGATAGGCAATGTGATCGCTACCAACGTCTCGGCCGCTTCGTCGgccacagcagccatcaaCTTCACCATGTTCGTCCTTGTAATCACCTGGCTAGCCGCCCTTTACGGTCTCATTTCCACCGTCGTTGAGCGTCTCTCCTACCCGGTCGGccttctcgccctcgacgCCGCCGCTACGCTCTTCACCTTTATCGCCGCCATCGTGCTGGCTGCCAAGTTGACAGTTGTTAACTGCGCCGACCCAGGCGATAAGGCGGCCGATTGGATTGCCTACGGCAGCGCCGACAATACCAAGCGGTGCAGACAGATCCAGGCGTCGACCGTGTTTATGTGGTTCTTGTTTCCGCTGTTCACGGCCGTTCTGGTGCTGAGCCTCATGGGATTTCGCAGGGGGGGTGGTAGCGTGAGGACTGGTCCGACTATGAGCCAGATTGGCGTATAA
- a CDS encoding hypothetical protein (EggNog:ENOG503P54B), whose product MMASTSDSFVISDMAPSSDNDDVDSLPSISSSILDSEDESDAQREWETSLEQLQLLLTMIIMPFAGKYLGRKFAYWSWARYMEWMHNVEIRWTNKREFAAVGAVQAASSL is encoded by the exons ATGATGGCGAGCACTTCAGACTCCTTCGTCATCTCCGACATGGCTCCCTCCTCAGACAACGACGATGTCGATTCCcttccatccatctccagcaGCATTCTCGATTCCGAAGACGAATCCGATGCCCAAAGGGAGTGGGAGACAAGTCTAGAGCAGCTACAGCTTTTGCTGACAATGATTATTATGCCATTTGCGGGCAAGTATCTTGGCCGCAAGTTTGCCTACTGGA GCTGGGCGCGGTATATGGAATGGATGCACAACGTCGAGATCCGGTGGACAAATAAGAGAGAGTTTGCGGCCGTGGGAGCTGTGCAAGCGGCTTCTTCGTTATGA
- the SUI3 gene encoding translation initiation factor eIF-2 beta subunit (EggNog:ENOG503NWT7; COG:J; BUSCO:EOG09264OQ8) translates to MSTEEPSLQRRASRKSVAFTDEKLVVDADGSVTMVASPNDDTKETAMSHTPRTPPLSAALGAFTDAASQAPAAAPAEDADGLDLRLMKKKKKAKVGTAEGDDEAAAPVAGEEGIDLLLKKKKKKVPKDNDDFARKLEKLNIEGKAGEEAAPESEEQEGDWEKGTGIFKHDETSTINYSPLLSRFFALLSQKNPDHASTGTRSYKIPPPQCLREGNKKTIFANLAEICKRMKRADEHVTAYLFAELGTSGSVDGSRRLVIKGRFQQKQIENVLRTYIIEYVTCKTCRSPNTELSKGENRLYFITCNSCGSRRSVQAIKTGFSAQVGKRRKNKA, encoded by the exons ATGAGCACTGAA GAACCCTCTCTCCAACGACGTGCCTCGCGCAAATCAGTTGCCTTCACCGACGAGAAGCTTGTAGTCGACGCAGACGGCAGTGTAACCATGGTTGCTTCCCCGAACGACGATACCAAAGAGACAGCCATGTCGCATACCCCTCGTACGCCGCCTCTCTCCGCCGCTCTCGGTGCCTTTACTGATGCTGCCTCTCAAGcacccgccgccgctccTGCTGAGGATGCTGACGGGCTCGATCTCAGACTcatgaagaaaaagaagaaggccaaggtcGGGACCGCTGAGGGTGACGACgaagccgccgcccccgttgctggcgaggagggcatcGATCTCTTGctcaagaaaaagaagaagaaggttccCAAGGACAATGATGACTTCGCCAGgaagctcgagaagctcaacaTCGAAGGCAAGGCGGGTGAAGAGGCTGCTCCTGAGtcggaggagcaggagggtgACTGGGAAAAGGGTACCGGCATCTTCAAGCACGACGAgaccagcaccatcaactACAGCCCACTCCTCTCCAGATTTTTCGCCCTCTTGTCGCAGAAGAACCCCGACCACGCCTCAACCGGCACCCGCTCCTACAagattcctcctcctcagtgCTTGCGCGAAGGCAACAAGAAGACCATTTTCGCCAACCTTGCCGAGATTTGCAAGCGCATGAAGCGTGCCGACGAGCACGTCACAGCTTACCTCTTTGCTGAGTTGGGTACCAGCGGTTCCGTCGACGGTTCCAGGCGGTTGGTCATCAAAGGTCGCTTCCAACAGAAACAGATTGAGAACGTTCTTCGCACGTATATCATAG AATATGTCACCTGTAAGACGTGCCGTTCCCCCAATACCGAGCTTTCCAAGGGCGAGAATCGCCTTTA CTTCATTACCTGCAACTCTTGCGGCTCTCGTCGTTCCGTCCAGGCTATCAAGACTGGTTTCTCGGCCCAGGTtggcaagagaagaaagaacAAGGCCTAA